TTGTAAACATGTGAAGGCAAAAGGTAGATGACATGACTGAGGCTACCACCCTGCTCAGTACTGAGCTGCTGCTCTTtcacaggagacagagagacagccgCAGCCACAGGAAGCATGCTGCGAGCTCTGGGCCAGGTCCTGTTCTCCTCTGGCTTACAGAGCCCCAGGTTCACCACAGAGGAGGGACAGGTACAGTATTAGcactgtcattgttgttgttgtcattactGCATGAAATAGACTGTCAGACCAGTGGTAGCCTAACTGTTTTGTCTTGTAGACCACTGCTATATCAGTTTTGAATGGAAGAGAGCCACATAttaacaaaaagtaattatgcatgtgtgtatgtgtatacacacacaaacacacacactcttccaaaCAAGATGATGTTGATGAGGATTCTTTTAACGATTCTCATTTTTTAACACTTCTTATTTTCATCTGAGGTGTGTATAATCTGTATGTATACACAACCTGATTTGAAAATGATCACTGACCATAAGACCAAATGTGCTGCAACTGAGGCTGCTTATGACGGCAGGCCGTGGTTGAGATTTCCCCCCAGCTGCAGAGCAAGGGAAACCAGGTGTAAGGTGgatgacaggtgtgacaggacATCCCGTGACGTGGATGGAGTCTGCAGTGTAGCTCTGTAACTTAACCTTGTTACTTTAGAATACATCCAGTTTCCTTggcacatcatttttttgtatAGATGTAGTTTTGTACTATACAATACAGTATAAGTTATCTGTCTACTGTGTTGTACAACTATTTTTTCTGAGGATTGGCCAGTGCCGACATCAGTCCCCGTTCTCCGCacttatcagaaaaaaaaacgcacCCTTGCTTGTGCACATCCAGGAGATATCAAATGGCCCTGTGTTGTCCTGATTCACAGAAGGGAAAGTTCATAGAACCCCAGACTCCTGCAGAATAATGAAGCTTAggacacacacaagcctgcAAAGGTTTACAGTATGAATAAATACCAAAGTCTTTTGGATTCCTGCTTTTTTTGATTATTCCACCCAAAGCTCCACCTGCTGCTTTGGCATGAATCATCGTGCCTTTTCAATCTCATGTGTCcatcaatatgaaaaaaaaaaatgtataatttaaCTTCTGGGTCCCATCATCAAACTGATTGGTAGGAAGAGTGGCAGAGGGACTCCTAAAATGACACAATTATATTAAAgagtggtgtgtttgtttttagggaCAAGACTATGAGGTTCGCACCTACCAGGCCACGAAGTGGGTGAGCACCTCTATGACGGGGATGCAGTGGGATGTAGCCACCAGAACCGGCTTCCATCGCCTCTTTGACTACATTCAAGGCAACAATCAGAGCAGTGAGCTTCAACAAGTTTGCATAAAGATTAGTGATCAGAAAAGAAAGTGTAAATAGAATTGTCCTCAGTATAACTGAGCTGAGAGGCGCCAGCAGGCTTCAGAAAGCTGCGCCCCAGCTGTCATGTGGTGCTTCAGTGTGGTTTAATATAGCACTATGTATTGCCCACTCCCTGATTTTTAAGTCTTgatacaaagtttttttttctttcatttgacaTTCTTGTcatcaatatattttacaaaatgagaTTACTCTAACTCtattgaaaaaagaaatttcCCATCTTTACAtagagagaataaaagaaagGAAGTGATTTATCTTAATAAACCGgtcctggaaccggtttggtggaaaaggggtaagtGAGAGCTGTGGCTTGATGCCAAACCAAATGAAAGTCTGAGTAACAGCAactcctctctctgcccagcctgctgacacacaaacagcactgcACAAATTATAATACAACTTTCACATTGGCATGACAGTACATTTAACCCCTGTGACACatgagcaaattcacctgatttcttcTCAAACTTGtattgtttttaacatttagttaaaaacaatacagaattgcaacaaataaatacaaatactacAGATAAAAAAGTTCCTGGGTTTCAAAAGGGTCAGTCATTTCTTACGAGAAGAAGAATCATTAAAATATGACAGAAGAAAGTTTTCCTCCATAAATATTACATTGCAAGAAGAACTGTCATTTAGAATAATTCAGAAGTTGTACCTGGCAATTCTTTACCTCTGAAATCTTAAAACacccaccccccgcccccacacacacacacacacagacccacactgTTTGGGTCCTGGCTGAGGATCTGGTCCGTGTTGTGGGCAGACGTGCTGCTTGGCTCGACTGAGCAAAGCAAGATGAGATGCAGGAGAAACTTTTCCTCTCAGTCAGCTCAATGTGATTGACAGCATTCACAAATGAGATGTTTGAAACTGCTTTCATTGTCCACTTGTAAGGGCTTTAgggattcattcattgcattgatAATAAATTCTGTTGATTCAGCTGTATTAGTCTGCTAGAAGAACTAGAATGACTCACTCTGGCTTTGGCCTCAGTTGATTACATGCTTTGAATTGAATAATTCATGATTCTTAAAAGATTTAACATTGTGATCAAAGAGAATAGCATAAATATTTCAGTAGCAAAAGGACAAATAGagatggaattaaaaaaaaaaaaaaaaaagcagaattgaGTTGTTGACTCCAGCTGCAATTGTAAAGacactttatggacaccctgtatacttaaaattaaatgaataatattacccctcatacacacacacacacacacacacacacacacacacacacacacacacacacacacacacacacatcacccacccaaaataaaaagaaattaagtACATTTTGTCAAGCTGGTGAAATAAAAccgttttgtttaaaaaaaaaaaaaaaggcatactGCCCACTGGCTTTTCACACAGGACTTAGTTGTGAGCTGATGTAGCGTGAGACTAGTGAGGTGACAAAGTGATCTGGAACATGTAACATGCGCTTCACTCTGGGCTCCTCTGATTCTATCTGCACCATCTGCTCAGGTGTCACCAGGCACCAGCTGCAGCTGGACAGCACAGGCACAGACCACAGATCAACCCATCAACCATATCACTATACGGCCCAAGTACAACGTCCAGAGCACAGGAGCTacagttttttgataaaagtgaaatgtgtgacaaaacattgttgtaaataaatattacgGTGCTACAGAGACGCCCTGACCTGCAAGCtgcaacatgtttgtttggtgcagATCCTGGAAAAAGTCACACCTttgttttcaaagctttttCAGTGATCAAGTATAAAAATTAGTCATTCCTGCTAAGAGTGTAAAGCATATCACATcccaatatctgtcaaaataattcatattttttcagcctTACTAATAATGTTAGTTAAAATGCCCAAAAATACAAGAATTACCACAAAAtttgacaaaacagaaaattagaggaaaaaaatgaaaatgtgaaaaaaaatgaagatgtgAATTTAAAGgtgagatcagtgatgctggatcagatttcatGTAGTTAAATGCTGGTGCTGTGGAGCTAAGTCAGGGCATCATGCCACAATGTAACATTTTTgtcctttaaaacaaaattacaaatcaaGGGGAAAGGGAACCCCGGAGCCGGCCCAGCGTGTGAGAGCACGTTCACCCTGTCCTTCTACATCCCAGAGGAGCACCAGGCCAACCCGCCACAGCCCAGCGACCATATTATTGGAAATGTTGCCCTTCCCACTTACTTTTGTGCAGCTGTCTTTCAGATGGAGAGGCAGCGTTTGAGTGGTTTTCTTATCGGCCATCACGATCATACTGATTGTTGGAAAAACTGTGAATATGGCCCGGGACTGAAAGTTGGTGGCTGTGTATGAAAGAGACGCTGTGTTTTGCTTGCTGTCCTGTTGGTTGGTCTGTGTGTTGGTGCCGTGTGATTTCTCTCTCAGGTCCTCACAGTCTTTgccgtgtgtgtttgctgccacCTCAGAGGTCAAGGTGGAGATGACAGTCCCGGTGTCGTGCCGGGTGAACCCCGGAGCCGGCCCGGCGTGTGAGAGCACGTTCACCCTGTCCTTCTACATCCCAGAGGAGCACCAGGCCAACCCGCCACAGCCCAGCGACCCGCAGGTCTTCATAGAAGACAGGCAGCAGCTCACTGTCTACGTCAGGTCAGCTGACCACTGAAATCTGAGCACATTCACTccatttctttcagaaacatgatgTATTTAAAATGGAATGACAAGGAAttatcataaaattaccacaacatTATCTAcaatttttggggggaaattgCATGCAAATTGCCATGAAGTTGACACAAGAttacacacaggaaaaacaagaaaatgaccaaaaaagacaaaattagcAAGCAATTAGCATTATAgtaaaaattacaagacaataaccagaaaattattagttaaagaaataaataaccagAAAGAAATGTATtcataattttatgtaaaatataaagaaggaagaaaagaagaaaagtcaCAGGCCTCTGTGTGTCTTGAGTTAAAGCCCCCTGTTTATGAAGTCAGTGTGGATTTCACTGCAGGTTAGAGTGCTGAGATGATCAAGTCTGATTTAACACTTAATGTCCCCATGAACTCCTGTTACTTTTCCTTCGTGGAAAACAGTGGATCTTTATTAGTGCCTTCATGCTGTACCAGCAGGTGGAAATGAACACTCAGCCAACCAcagcaaatacagaaaataaaggaaatgtaGATGCCCTTCCATGGCTACATTTGGTGTGAAGGAAATGTTGTAGAGAgagttaaagggatagttcccTGTTGTatgaagttgtatgaaatcCTCCCTGGCAGTGTAGTGCTTGACAAAATGGTGAGAAAATGGTGCCAAGTGATCCtgaagtctgtgtgttttcctggagTTGGTTTTGTGACATAAATGTGTTACTATTTTGAATGCATGTTGTTTTGAGAAgcaaaagtttttatttttgtgaccccAGCAAACTAGCTGGAAGTACCTATTTCCACACTTCAGGAGGCCAGAACCTTGCCAGGGGGCACTGTGGAAGCTATTTTAAGcttaaaacatgaaacagtAAGAATGTATGATCTAAATCAGGGGTGTCATAGTGGTGCCATGGAGAGGCTCTCTATGGCACCAGtttaatcaaaaaataaaaagtaataacaagaatgccacaaaattacccgcaaattggaaaaaaaaattaccaggaaTTTCCagcaaaaatttaaaaacaaaaataacatgaatCATTATCTACTTGAACTTGTTCTAtcaatgtatgcattttttaaaaatataacataGAATTATGGAAAATTATGAGGCAACACGGCACCCTGGGACATAAGATGACATCTGTCTCGTGTCCTGTCCCTGTCAGAACGTACGGGGGATTTGCCAACGAGCAGATGAAGCTCGAGGAGTGCCAGAAACTGGTGGCAAGCCTGCAGAGAGACGGCGCTCCCTTCAGAGAGCAGCCGTACTACACGGCCGGCTACGACAGCCCCATGAAACTCAGCAACCGCAGGAACGAGATCTGGATCCTCAAGAAGACCGAGCACCACTGATGAGTTTAAAGGTCTGGAAAAGCCCTGCAGCATGAGGACAACAGTTGTATTTGAAGATATTTCAAACTATAATGTGTGCCTTCCTTATTTGAAACAAGAAATGGTCACAGAGGTCACAAGCATGACCTCTGTAGTATGAGGCAGTGTTCACTTCTCTCCACACACAGCTTTGACTTTTAACTTGGATGAATTCAGTTTTCACAGTTGTGCTAACAAACCTCTTGTTCTAATATttaacaaaatcatttttgatTATTGCACAATTTGTAATAATCAAAagatttctctttttcatgCTGGTTTTGGTTTGAAATATTGACagtcccctcactaaattgacAAAATTACATCTGTCTGAGAAGTCATCAGATAGAAATCACTGTGCCCTTATATTTTGGTAATAAATCCTAGGGAAAACCTTGCAGCAGTGGAATagtacaatatattgaaattccACTAGTTGGAGCTCAGGAGTCATGACACAGTATTGGGGGATTAAACCTCAGAGTTTCAGTTGCCATATTACAGGTGGACTTTGATACGGAGGAGTTTTTCAGGACCAGACCACAAGTGCTTGtccagtgtgtgctgcagtttCAAAATGATATTCAGTTTTTACAGTCTGCCACCACACAGATATGAAAGTACATGTGCGCTGAATCCTCCAGAGCCGTCATGAGCTGTCTGACAGGACACAGAACAGTACATCTGATGATACATCTGTACCTGTCACAGCCATGTCACTCAAGTCAGGTGACATCCACCATCCCACTGTCATCACACGACTCTGTGATTCATTCACCTGATCATCAGTCAcctatgaatgaaaaatgccaaTAATAGATGGTGTGAGTCATTTTACCATAATGCCTTCATCAGGGACCGACAGACTGATCcagacaaatgtgtgtttgaatcCGTGTCTTACAGGTTTTGAATGTTCAGCAGGGCTCTGCTGGTCTATGAAGTTGTATGACATCCTCCCCGGCAATGTCGTGCATGACTCTTTTCCAGGAGTTGGTTTTGTGACAGAAATGTGTTACTATTTTGAATGCATGCTGTTTTGAGGAGcagaagtttttatttttgtgaccccAGCAAACAAGCCGGAAGTACCTATTTCAACACTTCAGGAGGCCAGAACCTTGCCCAGGGGacactttaagtaaaaaaatctcttttaatGCACTACACTGCCGGGCAGGATTTCATACAACTTCTATGAAGTTGTATGAGTTCTAATCTcaccagcagagagcagctgtagTGTTGCCTGTTTGAACTCCATGACGTATCCTgctccttctcttctttctaCTCAAGagtgttcatgtttttgtgtttgtttgtttggtttttagaATATAATTttgaatgagatttttttcccttaagattgttagctgggggaagtccagctcaatgtcAGGAGGCAtatggagcatccagccagtttCCAGCACTCAgcatcacctgtcagtcagagcCACAAATCTAGTTTGAGCTGGATGCTTCCTGATGTCATTAGCCAGACTGTTTGATGTCCATGTATGACTCACCTCCCATATGTAAATCACTGGTGTGGAAACTAGtcattatgtttctgtgtgaggCCTGATGATCAGTGTTGCCTTGGCTCAGacacttgaaatgaaatatagGGTGACATGAAACCAAGAGCAAACACTAACCTGGCCGTGGGATTGTGACTTTGCTAAAATGAAGAGTGGTAGTATTTTGATGCTTGGTGGGCGTTTTTATTCCAGAGCTCATAGGTCAGATATCGGGAGTGTGAAATTCATAAGCTAACGTCTGAGTTTACTTACTTATTCCCACAAAATCTCATATCTTGCTCATCATGTATCTGTAGAAAATGTAATGGAAATTGTTCTCCCGTGTTTTTCTTGAATAAGGGATACAACTTGGATTTACATGGTAAAGGGATGACAGACACACTGCTCTGATTTATGAATGATGGCAGATATTACCTCTAAAGTTTGATTAAGAATGTAAAATTTATCATTTCATCAATAATAAATATTCATCAAAGTACTTCATTTTGCAGAGTGAATTTCCCCAGTTCTGCTATCACTGTACTTCAGTGTGCTCTTCACCTTTATTTCATAATGGATCTGTTGTTTTGCATCGTTTTCCAAAGCCGGAGGTAAACAGCTGTGATCGTCCTGTGCTGCGATGATCCTTTTTTCCTCACCGGCTGAAATCCTGCCTCACCTGTGTCACAGCGTGCTCTCCCTTTATCCTCTCTCACCTTCCCTCCTCTGTCACCGTCAGGCTGATGCCTGCTGACTCATTCACTTTATTTGTAGCAGAATTGCTCCCAATATCATGTTCGGGTCCTCAGCACAAAATGACATCTTTTTTTATCCCCTGCAGCGACAACAGAACACAGTCCTGTACCATGTGAGGCTCTTGTTCAGGAGTCATATTGATGTCTTTGTGCACGCTCAGGTGAGCTGAAACAATATTGTGGATTGGAACTGTATCATGACGTTCACTGGGCTAACTATCCCGCACCAAATACACACCGCTCTCTGCAGTGTGCCAGAGCCTGGCGTTCTATTTTTGTGAACTGCCTCGAGGCTCTTGGAGACCTCAAATTAGGAATCATTTGATGTGATAGACTGGTGAGAAAAGGGAGGTAAAACACTTCAGTGACAGTACTTTAATTCTCTGGTTTCAGAGGAGAACCACAGAGCACACACTGGTACAGTCGTAATCTGTGTAGCTGATAAGGTTATTATTGAAATAAATTAAGTTTGTTATTGAAAGGAGCAatttaccaaaaacaaacaatattgtCCTACTttaagggatagttcactcattttgtaaaatgtgattatttcacaagctgttatgtaggacagtagtggtacTATCTATTATCTAtatctacactactcacaaaaagttagggatattcggctttcgggtgaaatttcaggatgaacctaaaatgcattataacctttacaggtgaacttaatgtgaccttctgtaaacttttgaatgcacatgtccaactgttcaatgtttcagtactttttgcacaagttgctgttctctaacaaggagcttaacggcaaaattcacatcaggtgtttgatgctccagctcatcgaggtcgtatcattagggaatggctgctggagactggggtacctcaaatggagtggcctgcactttctccagacctgcatcccatagaaaacctatgggatcagctgagtcgccgtgtagaggctcggagctctgtaccccagaacctcaatgtcctgaaggccgcccttcaagaagagtgggatgccatgcctcagcagacaataagtccacttgtgaacagcatgagacgtcgttgtcaagctgtaattgatgctcaagggcacatgacaagttattgacactgacattttttgttgtggtatatccaccactgttgttggcttttgtttcaacaaattgtttgagatgaggaaatcaccagtgcatgcttctacttaaatgccctactttcatgatataatatcactgtagcgtgaactttttacattttccataaatttcacccaaaagccaaatatccctaactttttgtgagtagtgtacagTATCTAGCTATTGGGCCTCAGTCACCAGTTTGAACAAATTTGCAGTTAAAACCCTCTTACTGGCATTCAGTAAGAGGATCAATGCACACTCAGCACATTTGAATGCTGACAGGTTTGTGCAAAATAATCGCCTATTTTCTTCAATTCTGTAGATGTATATTACAGGATTTAAATTACAATActacttatttatattttaaacacTTATTGTCCTTATTttacaaagcttttttttttttttttttttaaataactgcaACACTAACAGAGGTTTGAACtcaaacattgtgtttttttgtgtaacGTCATCAGTTCCCAGTAGAGCAGCCCATGCATCTTATTTTCTGTCACTACTGGTGCTAAATGTGACCTCTGGGTTCTGCACCTGGGGGATTTCAGCTCCATTGCAGTGCTGTCCTCAGTCCCACTGTGCCTTGTTATgctgttgtgcatgtgtgacagtGCTGGCAATCACTTTCTTGCACAacataaaaagataaataaatgacaggtgGTTTGATGTTCACCTCCTGCAGCAGTACACCTACTTTCAGAGCTATagaagtgtttttgtttactttaaaTGTCTGTTCAGTGTCCAGTGCCCCTCTCTCTTTAGATTTGTGTTTGGGCATTCTTGCCTTCTCAACTGGATCAGGTCATGTGTGTGATTCCAGGTGCACACGGCCCGGCAGTCTCATGTTCTGTTATGGGATTGGCAGGGCGTTTAGCTGCTGTATGCTAATTACAGTCAACTGGCACACGCTTACAACTTACCAGGACAGAGGGGAAGGAACACAGGTGCGAACCATCCTGTTGTTTGAGAACATGTCATGAATCCCACTTTCCCTGCGTTCCAGTACTCATACTACCGCACTAtttagtaggcaaaaaaaaaaaaaaaagaattagtatgtcccaataattaaaaaaacacactggaagATATTGGTGAATGAGACCCTGTGTTACTgaatgctggatactggctggatgctctaaATGCTAACTTTTAGCCTCCTGctattgaggtggacttcccccccagctaacatACTGAAAAATAATTGCCTTAAATCAAATTGCTGAATATCCAGCACTCTGTAACattgagggttagggttagggttagggttagggcctCTCAGAGTCTGGGACTGAGGGCCTCCCCTTGGACAAAGCTTACGGTTCTGTTCCTGAGTGTGGGGCCGCGTAACAGCTATTCAACACAGCTGCACAGAGATAAATGTGAATGAGAGATTTCAGCTGTTATACAGCATGGTTCCTTTTGataactaattaaaaaaatcagttttagaaCCAAACCTCCCCTGAAACCGTCTCTGACTTTGAAAAGCTCAGCTCAAGAAAACTGTTTAGCACAAATAGCCTAAAACAATAGCTGCTCCTGCCACTGTCACATCAACCCTATGTGCTGTGTGATGGAGGAAAGTCATTTTGCTAAAAGTGCTAACACCAGAGGTGATGATCACTATTCctctcagagacacacacagtcccacaaGAAGTCAATATAGCTGATCAGTCTCATTCATCAGCTCCCTGAGACGGTGTCTgtgtaagaacacacacagggccGATAGTGCGATTATGGCTGGGAGGAGCTTGTATTGATTGATGTCTGACAGCCACATGGACAGAGCGCCGTCCGCTCAACAGCAAAGGGCAGCCAGAGTGACGCTGGTGAATAAAGTTGATGGTGTTAATCTGGCCATGACTTGGAGACGGGCAGGACTCCACTGCAAATACTAAGAGGTGGTGGTTTTCAGTTTCCCTTAGGAACACCAGGGCGCTAAAATGGCATCAGACGACCAGCACTGAATAGAAAGAGTTTCATGCGACATTTCTGTGGGATATTAATGAAACCTGAGCTAATtcactagattttttttcaaaaatgtggaaCAAAAAGCGATTAGCACAGTAACAAAAAGAAATGGCCAgagcattaattaaaaaaaaaaaaaaaaaaaactccccaatGCCCACAAAAACTGCTATAAATTTggcaaaaattattttaaaatattaaagaaaatggcaaaagtaacaaaaaatgtCTATGTAAAGAGACACGTAAACTATATTTCTGATTATTAAAATTACAGGTCAGTGTCAGATTTCCTGTCTTTACATGTTTGTTACAGGCATCTTAATGCAGAAATTAGTAATTGGaattcaagaaaattaacataaaattacCAAATACTTACAAAAGTAAAGGTACAAAGAACCCATTAAACTCactaaaaattatttttaaaaaattaccagaGAATTAGtgaaaaattactggaaaatgtgcacaagaccatttacaataattataattggtaatattatatataaaaaaaattgatttcaaAGTGTCACATTTCTGGCATGTCATGTTAACAACACAGGAGACTTGCTTAAAGTCGCAGTTATTATGGTGCGGCAGTTCTTTGAGGTCAGCGACAGTTGCCAGTGGTGAGGGCTATTATGGGCTGTGCCTGTGATTCAGTGCGTCTTAATAGGATgtccagagggagggagaaataaCTGATGACCctgcaggggagggagggggttggAGGGGGCAAACGATGGCCTCTGGAGTTTTCCGGATGACAGACGAGTGTGGGTGCCATGGCGACGGCGCTAATGAGGCAGTGATTTGGGGTGTCGGGCCGGCAGATGGCCGTGAATCACAGAGTGGTGGCTggagaggggaaggagaagagcgagagagagaaatgacacaAAGATGTGCTCTTTAAATATCACCATGTTTTAttacacagacataaacaagAGCGTTAGCAGCCGGCCTCCACTCCCCGTACCCACTAGttcatctcttcctcctcacaaaGCTCACTGGGACTGAGACTTCAGACACGTCCTGGTGTCAGATGAGCCTGCCTGCTGATCAAGTGCTCACTCATGGCTGGGCTGGAGCTGGGAGACGCACTTTGGTCACAGGTGATTAAACCAGGGGGTGTTATGGCTGTTAGGAGGTTAGGAAGTCTCACGCCTGTCACTTCAGTTTAGGGCTCACAGGACCACATTTACTAAGCTTGTTAAGCACCAGGGTAGGATTTGCATGACTCAAGATTAAGGGCAGCAGAATGCTTAAACATAATTATTGATggtattccttttttttttttttttttgttattttcaggtTCGAGCACctatgtaagaaaaaaaatggcctgGAAAGATCAGCATAGTAAATGTGGTCACTGGGCTCCGTCCTCGTCCCTCCTAACTCCCTCCCTAACCTTCCCCTTGCCTCCATCAGCCTGCTGGTGGACTCGGACCAGGCTGCCGCATTGCAGCCCCacgatttcaaaataaataatctaCAAAAAAGGAAACCACTCCCTTCCAACAAACACAGGGCTCTAAAATTGTACAAAGTCTttgaaaataagtcaaaatgttaCTTAAAACACCTTTCTCTATGTATTTACATACATAACCATATAAAActgcagagggagaagagaaaccTAGCAGGAAGATAAACAGCGTTAAGCCCTAGAAGTATCTAGTGGGTCATCTCACCACACTTCACAATGGCTGGACCATACGCACAGGGTCTCAGTACAACCAGTCACAACGGCAGATTGTGTCCACATCAGGAGAAACAGCAGACTACAATGAATTATTGTTGCTCTTTGGTAACcaacatgacaaaacagaatAGGAGAATaaatgatgttgttttgtttagactaatgtcattttacatttttagattTATACTTCATTTCCAAACAGGTGAGTCATCCGTTTATTATTAAACAAtcttaaaccttttttttttttaagtcacaaaaaagaaaaataaacatgaatgcACAGTGCAAAATCTATCAACTAAAattcaaacattatttttttttaaacctttttttttctccaaagtaAATCTGCTGTATTGGTTGTGCCCTTATACACCCAACTATTGTCCACTTGGCGCCCCTCACTGGGGGGCAGCGCTGAGCCCTCCGCACTTCCCATGGCCCGCTAAAAACACCAGCTCTGCAAACTAAACCACTGACCTaaagagcagaaagagaaaccTGGCAATAACCATGGCTGGAGTTGTACCTCGGAGCTCTCTGTTGCACTACGTCCTCAAGTTCATTCCACAACATGGGCTGTTTGGACCCAACACTTGCAAGCCATGGTGCGTGTTAACAGTTTACAGAGCTAACAGGAGCCAGAATCAGGAGCTGAGAAGATCTACAAGCCTCTAGCA
The genomic region above belongs to Myripristis murdjan chromosome 24, fMyrMur1.1, whole genome shotgun sequence and contains:
- the hebp2 gene encoding heme-binding protein 2 isoform X2, whose amino-acid sequence is MLRALGQVLFSSGLQSPRFTTEEGQGQDYEVRTYQATKWVSTSMTGMQWDVATRTGFHRLFDYIQGNNQSKVKVEMTVPVSCRVNPGAGPACESTFTLSFYIPEEHQANPPQPSDPQVFIEDRQQLTVYVRTYGGFANEQMKLEECQKLVASLQRDGAPFREQPYYTAGYDSPMKLSNRRNEIWILKKTEHH
- the hebp2 gene encoding heme-binding protein 2 isoform X3, which encodes MINSTRSSNNRVEPTGEEMSYTDGDRETAAATGSMLRALGQVLFSSGLQSPRFTTEEGQGQDYEVRTYQATKWVSTSMTGMQWDVATRTGFHRLFDYIQGNNQSSVTRHQLQLDSTGTDHRSTHQPYHYTAQVQRPEHRSYSFLIKVKCVTKHCCK
- the hebp2 gene encoding heme-binding protein 2 isoform X1, producing the protein MINSTRSSNNRVEPTGEEMSYTDGDRETAAATGSMLRALGQVLFSSGLQSPRFTTEEGQGQDYEVRTYQATKWVSTSMTGMQWDVATRTGFHRLFDYIQGNNQSKVKVEMTVPVSCRVNPGAGPACESTFTLSFYIPEEHQANPPQPSDPQVFIEDRQQLTVYVRTYGGFANEQMKLEECQKLVASLQRDGAPFREQPYYTAGYDSPMKLSNRRNEIWILKKTEHH